In the genome of Nocardioides marmoribigeumensis, one region contains:
- a CDS encoding CBU_0592 family membrane protein, whose product MIAASLGWMGTIGTMLAYVLMANGRLVATSRTYAAMNVAGGVLAGVGAMAYAAWPSVASNVMWAAIGAWSFLSATRVAHARRTA is encoded by the coding sequence ATGATCGCGGCGTCGCTGGGCTGGATGGGCACGATCGGGACGATGCTGGCCTACGTGCTGATGGCCAACGGGAGACTGGTCGCGACGTCACGGACGTACGCCGCGATGAACGTCGCCGGAGGCGTGCTGGCCGGCGTGGGCGCCATGGCGTACGCCGCGTGGCCGAGCGTCGCGTCCAACGTGATGTGGGCCGCCATCGGGGCCTGGTCCTTCCTCAGCGCCACCCGGGTCGCGCACGCGCGTCGTACCGCCTGA
- a CDS encoding PadR family transcriptional regulator, whose protein sequence is MPNKHWQGGRGGGWSEWSDWGHQQAWRSSGPPPWLTGLFGLAQAGQSAKGAPKVRRGDVRSAILDVLSGEPMNGYQVIQQIAERSNGLWKPSPGSVYPTIQQLEDEGLVEGTSPEGRRLLQLTAAGRVYVEERAEELAETWRPFDEAQQPTSGGEAGDLKPVIGQVMGAVWQVITTGTRQQQAEAAEILSETRRRLYTLLADGEPS, encoded by the coding sequence ATGCCGAACAAGCACTGGCAGGGAGGCCGCGGAGGCGGCTGGTCCGAGTGGTCCGACTGGGGCCACCAGCAGGCCTGGAGATCCTCAGGGCCCCCACCGTGGCTGACCGGGCTCTTCGGGCTCGCGCAGGCCGGGCAGTCCGCCAAGGGCGCGCCGAAGGTCCGCCGCGGTGACGTGCGCTCCGCGATCCTCGACGTGCTCTCGGGGGAGCCGATGAACGGCTACCAGGTGATCCAGCAGATCGCCGAGCGCAGCAACGGCCTCTGGAAGCCCAGCCCCGGCTCGGTCTACCCCACGATCCAGCAGCTCGAGGACGAGGGCCTGGTCGAGGGCACGAGCCCGGAGGGCCGCCGGCTCCTCCAGCTCACCGCCGCGGGGCGGGTCTACGTCGAGGAGCGCGCCGAGGAGCTCGCCGAGACCTGGCGCCCGTTCGACGAGGCGCAGCAGCCCACGTCCGGCGGGGAGGCGGGCGACCTCAAGCCGGTCATCGGGCAGGTGATGGGTGCGGTGTGGCAGGTGATCACCACCGGCACGCGCCAGCAGCAGGCCGAGGCCGCGGAGATCCTCTCCGAGACCCGTCGACGGCTCTACACGCTCCTGGCCGACGGGGAGCCGTCATGA
- a CDS encoding LysR family transcriptional regulator gives MEIDPRRLRFLLAVARAGGVLAAADELGVSASAVSQQLARLELEVGRPLLDRTPRGAVLTAAGHTLAETAEEVERSLEEARARLVGEDSDTVGSAHLGTFQTFLVTVLLPQLPQWRARFPRIHLDIVESDRDTLVRSLRSGELDLAVVELDAGEPNRALPRGVRETPLLDEPWKLVVPAGTTIAGDVVDLARLPLPWLGAEPSAASWQAVRRVRRSLGVRTAPVHTFANFQSAVALVAAGEGFTLLPSLALHLQTMEGVDVLDVPGLGTRRIVLRQRDTGDVEAVEAVATLVRDAAASLGQELV, from the coding sequence GTGGAGATCGACCCCCGACGCCTGCGTTTCCTGCTCGCGGTCGCGCGCGCCGGCGGCGTGCTCGCGGCGGCTGACGAGCTCGGCGTCAGCGCGTCAGCCGTGTCCCAGCAGCTCGCCCGGCTCGAGCTGGAGGTGGGCCGCCCGCTCCTGGACCGCACGCCTCGCGGGGCGGTGCTCACTGCCGCCGGGCACACCCTCGCCGAGACCGCGGAGGAGGTGGAGCGGTCGCTCGAGGAGGCCCGGGCCCGCCTGGTCGGGGAGGACTCCGACACGGTCGGCTCGGCGCACCTCGGGACGTTCCAGACCTTCCTGGTGACGGTCCTGCTGCCGCAGCTGCCGCAGTGGCGTGCACGGTTCCCGCGCATCCACCTCGACATCGTCGAGTCCGACCGCGACACCCTGGTGCGCTCCCTGCGCTCCGGCGAGCTGGACCTCGCGGTCGTCGAGCTCGACGCCGGCGAGCCCAACCGCGCGCTCCCTCGCGGCGTGCGCGAGACGCCCCTGCTCGACGAGCCGTGGAAGCTCGTCGTCCCGGCCGGCACCACGATCGCGGGTGACGTCGTCGACCTGGCGCGGCTCCCGCTGCCCTGGCTCGGCGCCGAGCCGTCGGCCGCGAGCTGGCAGGCCGTGCGGCGCGTGCGGCGCTCGCTCGGCGTGCGCACCGCGCCCGTCCACACGTTCGCCAACTTCCAGAGCGCCGTCGCACTGGTCGCGGCCGGGGAGGGCTTCACGCTGCTCCCGTCGCTGGCCCTGCACCTGCAGACCATGGAGGGCGTGGACGTGCTCGACGTCCCCGGTCTCGGCACCCGCCGCATCGTCCTGCGTCAGCGCGACACCGGTGACGTCGAGGCCGTCGAGGCGGTGGCGACCCTGGTGCGCGACGCCGCTGCGTCGCTCGGCCAGGAGCTGGTGTGA
- a CDS encoding DUF5701 family protein: MATDPLTSVVPALPPIAEQVARLRSLGLEVPGLDELHPREPLDHGTDGALVALAPGSVPVDLLATLLTLGDRTGFVVEDLTDVEKFLPTVGLPAGQAYLVHGLDRGDDLRDRRPSEALPELERRGRSPLTLQEGISWLLQVPAVLADNHCFMTVGSRRPRPSGYDARTPAIWISRGTGRDGAGRRGAPKVGWCWWNNRHTWLGFASCTGRGRSAPGPEARSAPRPAQQGQQRQQGQQGQQLTVSGGTVPETR; the protein is encoded by the coding sequence ATGGCCACCGACCCGCTCACGTCTGTCGTGCCCGCACTGCCACCGATCGCCGAGCAGGTCGCGCGCCTGCGGTCGCTGGGTCTGGAGGTGCCTGGTCTCGACGAGCTCCACCCTCGGGAGCCGCTCGACCACGGGACGGACGGCGCGCTCGTGGCGCTGGCTCCCGGCAGTGTGCCGGTCGATCTCCTCGCCACCCTGCTCACTCTGGGCGACCGGACGGGCTTCGTCGTCGAGGACCTGACCGACGTGGAGAAGTTCCTGCCGACCGTGGGGCTTCCCGCGGGGCAGGCCTACCTCGTCCACGGGCTCGACCGGGGTGACGACCTTCGTGACCGGCGGCCGTCCGAGGCACTGCCCGAGCTCGAGCGCCGCGGACGCAGCCCGCTCACGCTGCAGGAGGGGATCTCCTGGCTGCTCCAGGTGCCCGCGGTGCTGGCCGACAACCACTGCTTCATGACCGTCGGCAGCCGGCGCCCCCGTCCGAGCGGGTACGACGCGCGCACGCCCGCGATCTGGATCAGCCGCGGGACCGGCCGCGACGGTGCCGGGCGCCGGGGTGCGCCCAAGGTCGGGTGGTGCTGGTGGAACAACCGGCACACGTGGCTGGGGTTCGCGTCGTGCACCGGGCGTGGTCGGTCAGCGCCAGGCCCTGAGGCGCGCTCGGCGCCTCGACCGGCTCAGCAGGGTCAGCAGCGTCAGCAGGGTCAGCAGGGTCAGCAGCTGACGGTGTCCGGGGGGACCGTGCCGGAGACGAGGTAG
- a CDS encoding aldose epimerase family protein translates to MPDGHEVEVLVVGAAPGPVVEVLTLGAALHTLTVTCGDGVRRNVALGHRSVEDRLASPAYVGATVGRYANRIAGASFELDGREVRLAANEDGNSLHGGPDGFDRRLWEVVSQTEDEVVLELVSPDGDQGFPGTVTARVAYQVDGDGVTIELTATTDAPTVVNLTHHAYLNLDGQDAGTVDDHVLEVPSDHYLPVLEGIPTGIAPVDGTPFDLRAPTRVGQAARSGHEQVAAACGLDHCLAVRGDGLRRHATLSTPTTSTRVELWSDQPGLQVFTANFDAPVPSLAGGIYRMGDGLALEPQLFPDTPHHPQWPSAVLRPGETYRSRIEWRFA, encoded by the coding sequence CTGCCCGACGGCCACGAGGTCGAGGTGCTCGTGGTCGGTGCCGCGCCGGGGCCCGTGGTCGAGGTGCTCACGCTCGGGGCGGCGCTGCACACGCTGACCGTCACCTGCGGGGACGGGGTCCGTCGCAACGTGGCCCTCGGGCACCGCAGCGTGGAGGACCGCCTGGCCAGTCCGGCGTACGTCGGCGCGACCGTGGGGCGCTATGCCAACCGGATCGCGGGGGCGTCCTTCGAGCTCGACGGGCGCGAGGTCCGGCTGGCCGCCAACGAGGACGGGAACTCGCTGCACGGCGGACCGGACGGGTTCGACCGGCGACTGTGGGAGGTGGTCTCCCAGACCGAGGACGAGGTCGTGCTCGAGCTGGTGAGTCCGGACGGCGACCAGGGCTTCCCGGGGACGGTGACGGCGCGGGTCGCCTACCAGGTGGACGGGGACGGCGTGACCATCGAGCTGACCGCCACCACGGACGCACCGACCGTGGTCAACCTGACCCACCATGCCTACCTCAACCTCGACGGCCAGGACGCCGGCACCGTGGACGACCACGTGCTCGAGGTGCCGTCGGACCACTACCTGCCCGTCCTGGAGGGGATCCCGACCGGCATCGCACCGGTCGACGGCACCCCGTTCGACCTGCGAGCGCCGACCCGGGTGGGCCAGGCCGCCCGCAGCGGCCACGAGCAGGTGGCAGCGGCGTGCGGTCTCGACCATTGCCTCGCCGTGCGCGGCGACGGCCTGCGCCGGCACGCGACCCTGTCGACGCCGACCACCAGCACGCGGGTGGAGCTGTGGTCCGACCAGCCCGGGCTGCAGGTGTTCACCGCCAACTTCGACGCACCGGTCCCGTCGCTGGCCGGCGGCATCTACCGCATGGGGGACGGCCTCGCCCTGGAGCCGCAGCTGTTCCCCGACACCCCGCACCACCCGCAGTGGCCCTCGGCCGTCCTGCGACCCGGTGAGACCTACCGCTCGCGCATCGAGTGGCGCTTCGCCTGA
- a CDS encoding alpha/beta hydrolase, translated as MPEPARLRSTLATALVAALALSACSGAGDAGPEPRPVETSTSTSASASSSSGTPATEDVPAGLEDYYGQTLDWQDCRKGDQCATLEVPLDYAQPQGRTIELSLLRVPAGDQDSKVGSLLVNPGGPGASGVDYAAAATTYFNKPIRTYFDIVGFDPRGVGRSDPIDCLSDEQLDEFAASDPDPDDVPEQQLSDALLRQFGEGCLARSGALTRHVSTEEAARDMDVLRSALRQPKMLYFGASYGTFLGGTYADLFPDKVGRMVLDGAVDPTVSLVKGAEVQAKGFETALRAYVGHCVDKGDCYLGDSVDEGIGRIQDLLEQTDAEPLPAAEGRPLTEGLAVLGIWAPLYNRDFWYALDVGLKSAFAGNGKVLLQLADAYLNRGKDGYKDNSGEAIYAVNCLDRDEWVDPGEVARVQGPIIKASPTFGRLFAWGLTACGSWAVHSGKKPHPLRATGSAPIMVVGTTRDPATPLSWAEGLVRQLDDAVLVKRDGDGHTGYKAGNKCVDEAVEAYLVSGTVPPDTVSC; from the coding sequence GTGCCTGAGCCCGCCCGTCTCCGCTCGACCCTCGCGACCGCGCTGGTCGCCGCCCTCGCCCTGTCCGCCTGCTCCGGCGCCGGCGACGCCGGTCCCGAGCCGCGGCCGGTCGAGACCAGCACGTCGACCTCGGCGTCGGCGTCGTCCTCCAGCGGCACGCCGGCCACCGAGGACGTCCCCGCGGGTCTCGAGGACTACTACGGGCAGACCCTGGACTGGCAGGACTGCCGCAAGGGTGACCAGTGCGCCACGCTCGAGGTCCCGCTCGACTACGCGCAGCCGCAGGGCCGCACGATCGAGCTGTCGCTGCTGCGCGTGCCGGCCGGCGACCAGGACAGCAAGGTGGGGTCGCTCCTGGTCAACCCCGGCGGCCCGGGCGCGTCCGGGGTCGACTACGCCGCCGCCGCCACGACCTACTTCAACAAGCCGATCCGCACCTACTTCGACATCGTCGGCTTCGACCCGCGCGGTGTCGGTCGCAGCGACCCGATCGACTGCCTGAGCGACGAGCAGCTCGACGAGTTCGCCGCCTCCGACCCCGACCCCGACGACGTGCCCGAGCAGCAGCTGTCCGACGCGCTGCTGCGCCAGTTCGGCGAGGGCTGCCTGGCTCGGTCGGGCGCGCTCACCCGCCACGTCTCCACCGAGGAGGCGGCCCGCGACATGGACGTGCTGCGGTCGGCGCTGCGGCAGCCCAAGATGCTCTACTTCGGCGCCTCCTACGGCACCTTCCTCGGCGGGACCTACGCCGACCTGTTCCCCGACAAGGTCGGGCGGATGGTCCTCGACGGTGCCGTCGACCCGACGGTCAGCCTGGTCAAGGGTGCCGAGGTCCAGGCCAAGGGGTTCGAGACCGCGCTGCGGGCCTACGTCGGCCACTGCGTCGACAAGGGCGACTGCTACCTCGGCGACAGCGTCGACGAGGGGATCGGCAGGATCCAGGACCTCCTCGAGCAGACCGACGCCGAGCCCCTGCCGGCCGCCGAGGGCCGGCCGCTCACCGAGGGCCTCGCGGTGCTGGGGATCTGGGCGCCGCTCTACAACCGTGACTTCTGGTACGCCCTGGACGTCGGCCTCAAGTCGGCCTTCGCGGGCAACGGCAAGGTGCTGCTCCAGCTCGCCGACGCCTACCTCAACCGAGGCAAGGACGGCTACAAGGACAACTCGGGCGAGGCGATCTACGCCGTCAACTGCCTCGACCGCGACGAGTGGGTCGACCCCGGCGAGGTGGCCCGCGTGCAGGGGCCGATCATCAAGGCGTCCCCGACCTTCGGCCGGCTGTTCGCCTGGGGCCTCACCGCGTGCGGGTCATGGGCTGTCCACAGTGGCAAGAAGCCGCACCCGCTCCGGGCGACCGGGTCCGCGCCGATCATGGTCGTGGGCACCACGCGCGACCCGGCAACGCCGCTGTCGTGGGCCGAGGGCCTGGTGAGGCAGCTCGACGACGCCGTGCTGGTCAAGCGCGACGGCGACGGGCACACCGGCTACAAGGCCGGCAACAAGTGCGTCGACGAGGCGGTCGAGGCCTACCTCGTCTCCGGCACGGTCCCCCCGGACACCGTCAGCTGCTGA
- a CDS encoding DUF1707 SHOCT-like domain-containing protein, with protein sequence MSCGPHTGPHTGPHTGRYDDRWARRAEVERIKQQQRAMWTAALTGAVSGAVNGARGGGPQVRIGDAERESAIAALGEHYVAGRLTKEELDERADAAWSARTSGDLAPLFRDLPALAPPAPVRPPRRPAQRRSWWMGVRLTWVFLLLMVLAVTSHLPWFAVLVFMGLWWSGLFSGLRRWTSRQARRP encoded by the coding sequence ATGAGCTGCGGCCCCCACACCGGCCCCCACACCGGCCCCCACACCGGCCGCTACGACGACCGCTGGGCGCGCCGCGCGGAGGTCGAGCGGATCAAGCAGCAGCAGCGCGCGATGTGGACCGCGGCCCTCACCGGTGCGGTGTCCGGGGCGGTCAACGGAGCTCGCGGCGGTGGCCCCCAGGTGCGCATCGGCGACGCCGAGCGCGAGTCCGCGATCGCCGCCCTGGGTGAGCACTACGTCGCCGGTCGGCTCACCAAGGAGGAGCTCGACGAGCGCGCGGACGCGGCTTGGTCGGCCCGCACCTCCGGTGACCTGGCGCCCCTGTTCCGCGACCTGCCTGCGCTCGCCCCGCCGGCCCCGGTGCGCCCGCCCCGCCGGCCGGCGCAGCGCCGGTCGTGGTGGATGGGCGTGCGGCTGACGTGGGTCTTCCTGCTGCTCATGGTGCTGGCCGTCACCAGCCACCTGCCGTGGTTCGCCGTGCTCGTGTTCATGGGCTTGTGGTGGAGCGGGCTGTTCAGCGGGCTCCGGCGCTGGACGTCTCGGCAAGCTCGACGACCGTGA